One part of the Methylobacterium mesophilicum SR1.6/6 genome encodes these proteins:
- the purC gene encoding phosphoribosylaminoimidazolesuccinocarboxamide synthase, protein MDFLKPRYTPMNRRRRIYEGKAKVLYEGPEPGTLIQHFKDDATAFNAKKHEVIDGKGVLNNRISEFVFQHLNDIGVPTHFIRRLNMREQLIREVEIIPLEVVVRNVAAGSLATRLGLEEGTQLPRSIIEFYYKNDALNDPMVSEEHITAFGWATPQEIDDIMALAIRVNDFLSGLFLGVGIRLVDFKMETGRLWEGDMMRIVVADEISPDSCRLWDIKSSDKLDKDRFRKDLGGLIEAYTEVAKRLGIMSENEKVQGGGPRLVQ, encoded by the coding sequence ATGGACTTCCTCAAACCACGGTACACGCCTATGAACCGCCGCCGTCGCATCTACGAGGGCAAGGCGAAGGTCCTCTACGAGGGGCCCGAGCCCGGCACGCTCATCCAGCACTTCAAGGATGACGCGACGGCCTTCAACGCGAAGAAGCACGAGGTCATCGACGGCAAGGGCGTGCTGAACAACCGGATCTCCGAGTTCGTTTTCCAGCACCTCAACGACATCGGCGTGCCGACACACTTCATCCGCCGGCTGAACATGCGCGAGCAGCTCATCCGCGAGGTCGAGATCATCCCGCTCGAGGTGGTGGTACGCAACGTTGCGGCCGGGTCGCTCGCCACACGGCTGGGTCTGGAGGAAGGCACCCAGCTGCCGCGCTCGATCATCGAGTTCTACTACAAGAACGATGCGCTCAACGACCCGATGGTCTCCGAGGAGCACATCACCGCCTTCGGCTGGGCGACGCCCCAGGAGATCGACGACATCATGGCGCTGGCGATCCGCGTCAACGACTTCCTGTCCGGCCTCTTCCTCGGCGTCGGGATCCGGCTCGTGGACTTCAAGATGGAGACCGGCCGCCTCTGGGAAGGCGACATGATGCGCATCGTCGTGGCCGACGAGATCTCCCCGGATTCGTGCCGGCTGTGGGACATCAAGTCGTCGGACAAGCTCGACAAGGACCGGTTCCGCAAGGACCTCGGCGGCCTGATCGAGGCCTACACGGAGGTCGCCAAGCGGCTCGGGATCATGTCGGAGAATGAGAAGGTCCAGGGCGGCGGCCCGCGCCTCGTCCAGTAG
- the nth gene encoding endonuclease III, whose amino-acid sequence MPARKPPSAVTDRASRRSATPSAGSSKGPAAARLGGPIQPAVTAQVVTAPQAVDTATLAEIFRRFQAAEPEPKGELHYVNPFTLLVAVVLSAQATDRGVNLATGPLFAVADTPERMLALGEERVRDFVRTIGLFNTKAKNVVALSRILLEEHGGAVPASLEALQVLPGVGAKTASVVLNIAFGVPRIAVDTHIFRVSNRIPLFLGATTDKVQAGLEAIVPEAYRLHAHHWLILHGRYTCKARKPECPRCPIADLCRYPSKTTA is encoded by the coding sequence ATGCCCGCCAGAAAGCCACCGTCTGCCGTGACGGATCGCGCCAGCCGCCGCTCCGCGACGCCGTCGGCGGGGTCGTCGAAGGGGCCCGCCGCGGCCCGCCTCGGCGGCCCGATCCAGCCAGCCGTCACCGCACAGGTGGTGACAGCTCCCCAGGCGGTGGACACCGCGACCCTCGCGGAGATCTTCCGCCGATTCCAGGCAGCCGAGCCAGAGCCGAAGGGCGAACTGCACTATGTCAACCCGTTCACGCTCCTCGTCGCCGTGGTGCTCTCCGCCCAGGCCACCGACCGCGGCGTCAACCTCGCGACCGGCCCGCTCTTCGCGGTCGCCGACACGCCCGAGAGGATGCTGGCGCTCGGCGAGGAGCGGGTCCGCGACTTCGTGCGGACGATCGGCCTGTTCAACACCAAGGCGAAGAACGTCGTCGCGCTCTCGCGCATCCTCTTGGAGGAGCACGGCGGCGCGGTTCCGGCGAGCCTGGAGGCGCTTCAGGTGCTTCCCGGCGTCGGCGCCAAGACGGCGAGCGTCGTGCTGAACATCGCCTTCGGGGTGCCGCGGATCGCCGTCGACACCCATATCTTCCGGGTCTCGAACCGCATCCCGCTGTTCCTCGGCGCGACCACCGACAAGGTGCAGGCGGGCTTGGAGGCGATCGTGCCGGAAGCCTACCGCCTGCATGCCCATCACTGGCTGATTCTGCACGGCCGCTACACCTGCAAGGCGCGCAAGCCCGAATGCCCGCGCTGCCCCATCGCCGACCTCTGCCGATACCCGTCGAAGACGACGGCGTGA
- a CDS encoding DUF2244 domain-containing protein: MASGNPSVHPYGLDPDTIDRPVFAATIRPHQSLSRRGFRVVMVGCCAVSLTVSVWAWRMGFWPVAGFFGLDMLAIYAALKVSFRRGRSFEEVMISQIEILLARVSHRGERREWRFNPLWTKLETVEDDEYGLQRLTLVSRRQQALVARDAGPEERARVAHGLGEALKQVKKGY, encoded by the coding sequence ATGGCGAGCGGCAATCCTTCCGTCCACCCGTACGGGCTCGATCCGGACACGATCGACCGACCGGTCTTCGCGGCGACCATCCGTCCCCACCAGTCCCTGAGCCGACGCGGCTTCCGCGTGGTCATGGTCGGCTGCTGCGCGGTCTCGCTCACGGTCTCGGTCTGGGCCTGGCGCATGGGCTTCTGGCCGGTGGCCGGCTTCTTCGGCCTCGACATGCTGGCGATCTACGCGGCGCTGAAGGTCAGCTTCCGCCGCGGACGCTCCTTCGAGGAGGTGATGATTTCCCAGATCGAGATCCTCCTCGCCCGGGTCAGCCACCGGGGAGAGCGGCGCGAGTGGCGGTTCAACCCCCTCTGGACCAAGCTCGAGACCGTCGAGGACGACGAGTACGGCCTCCAGCGCCTGACTTTGGTCTCGCGCCGTCAGCAGGCCCTCGTGGCCCGGGATGCCGGGCCGGAAGAGCGGGCCCGGGTGGCGCACGGTCTCGGCGAGGCGCTCAAGCAGGTGAAGAAGGGCTACTGA
- a CDS encoding DNA/RNA non-specific endonuclease, producing MAAACMLVVLGAAQVRGDEICPAHFADGRLPVLINAKLAARTIPLCFEAFAVLDSGVTRTPLYSAEHLTRASVAAARTVARDDSFHEEMRLPADGRASLEDYVRSGFDRGHLAPAGDMPTVSAQAESFSLANIVPQNRVLNRGLWSDIEESTRRLASRRGSIFVVTGVIFSGDAVQQIKGGVLVPTLLFKALYDPASGEAGAYLARNDDTKDWRAVSIDDLTREAGIDVFPALPAAARTAAMNLPEPHAFTRGDERRPRQEQSWQDWLQREGSRALRKIIRDLLHALF from the coding sequence ATGGCCGCAGCCTGCATGCTGGTGGTGCTCGGGGCCGCCCAGGTCCGAGGGGACGAGATCTGCCCGGCTCATTTCGCCGACGGACGGCTGCCGGTCCTGATCAATGCCAAGCTCGCGGCGCGGACCATCCCGCTGTGCTTCGAGGCCTTCGCGGTGCTCGATTCCGGGGTGACACGCACGCCGCTCTACTCCGCCGAGCACCTCACGCGGGCGAGCGTCGCGGCCGCCCGGACGGTGGCGCGGGATGACTCTTTCCACGAGGAGATGCGGCTGCCGGCCGATGGACGCGCCTCGCTCGAGGACTACGTCCGAAGCGGCTTCGACCGCGGTCATCTGGCACCGGCCGGCGACATGCCGACGGTGAGCGCCCAGGCCGAGTCCTTCAGCCTCGCCAATATCGTTCCCCAGAACCGGGTGCTGAACCGCGGCCTCTGGTCCGACATCGAGGAGAGCACGCGGCGCCTGGCGAGCCGGCGCGGCTCGATCTTCGTGGTGACCGGCGTGATTTTCTCCGGGGACGCGGTTCAGCAGATCAAGGGCGGCGTTCTGGTTCCGACTCTATTGTTCAAGGCGCTCTATGACCCCGCGAGCGGCGAGGCCGGCGCCTACCTCGCCCGGAACGACGACACGAAGGACTGGCGCGCAGTCTCGATCGACGACCTGACCCGGGAAGCGGGGATCGACGTGTTCCCCGCCCTCCCCGCCGCGGCACGAACCGCGGCGATGAACCTGCCGGAACCCCACGCCTTCACGCGCGGAGACGAGCGCCGCCCGCGACAGGAGCAGTCGTGGCAGGACTGGCTGCAGCGGGAAGGAAGCCGCGCCCTGCGCAAGATCATCCGCGACCTCCTGCATGCGCTCTTCTGA
- the ettA gene encoding energy-dependent translational throttle protein EttA: MAREFIYHMRGLTKAYTGGKKVLDSVNLSFYPDAKIGVLGINGAGKSTLLKIMAGIDKDFTGDGWVAQGARVGYLPQEPQLDPNKSVRENVMEGVAEKQAMLDRYNELAMNYSEETADEMTELQDRIESLGLWELDSKVDQAMEALGCPSDEQPVATLSGGERRRIALCRLLLWEPELLLLDEPTNHLDAETVNWLEGHLRQYPGAILIVTHDRYFLDNVTSWILELDRGKGIPYEGNYSAWLVQKQKRLEQEGREDMARQRSIAREQEWIAASPKARQSKSKARITRYEELVAKQQQKVDAAAQIVIPIDERLGNNVIEFENLSKAFGDRLLIEDLSFKLPPGGIVGVIGPNGAGKTTLFKMITGQEKPDSGKIDIGETVKLGYVDQSRDALDPNATVWQEVSGGNDIIYFNKREINSRAYCAAFAFKGPDQQKKVGTLSGGERNRVHLARTLKGGANVLLLDEPTNDLDMETLRALEDALEDYAGCAVIISHDRWFLNRIATHILAFEGDSHVEWFEGNFSDYEADKVRRLGADSIMPKKIKYKRFSR, translated from the coding sequence ATGGCTCGCGAATTCATCTACCACATGCGGGGCCTGACGAAGGCCTATACCGGCGGCAAGAAGGTCCTGGATAGCGTCAACCTGTCCTTCTACCCCGATGCCAAGATCGGCGTGCTCGGCATCAACGGCGCCGGCAAGTCGACCCTGCTCAAGATCATGGCAGGCATCGACAAGGATTTCACCGGCGACGGCTGGGTCGCGCAGGGCGCGCGCGTCGGCTACCTGCCGCAGGAACCCCAGCTCGATCCGAACAAGTCGGTGCGCGAGAACGTCATGGAGGGCGTGGCCGAGAAGCAGGCCATGCTCGACCGCTACAACGAACTCGCCATGAACTACTCGGAGGAGACCGCCGACGAGATGACCGAGCTCCAGGACCGGATCGAGTCCCTGGGCCTCTGGGAGCTCGACTCGAAGGTCGATCAGGCCATGGAGGCCCTGGGCTGCCCGAGCGACGAGCAGCCGGTCGCCACGCTCTCGGGCGGCGAGCGCCGCCGCATCGCGCTCTGCCGCCTGCTCCTGTGGGAGCCGGAGTTGCTCCTGCTCGACGAGCCGACCAACCACCTCGACGCCGAGACGGTGAACTGGCTCGAAGGCCACCTGCGCCAGTATCCGGGCGCGATCCTGATCGTGACCCACGACCGCTACTTCCTCGACAACGTCACGAGCTGGATCCTGGAGCTCGACCGCGGCAAGGGCATCCCGTACGAGGGCAACTACTCGGCCTGGCTGGTTCAGAAGCAGAAGCGCCTGGAGCAGGAGGGCCGCGAGGACATGGCCCGGCAGCGCTCCATCGCCCGCGAGCAGGAGTGGATCGCCGCCTCGCCGAAGGCCCGCCAGTCGAAGTCGAAGGCGCGCATCACGCGCTACGAGGAGCTGGTCGCCAAGCAGCAGCAGAAGGTCGATGCCGCGGCCCAGATCGTCATCCCGATCGACGAGCGGCTCGGCAACAACGTCATCGAGTTCGAGAACCTCAGCAAGGCGTTCGGCGACCGGCTGCTGATCGAGGACCTCTCGTTCAAGCTGCCGCCGGGCGGCATCGTCGGGGTGATCGGCCCGAACGGGGCCGGCAAGACCACCCTGTTCAAGATGATCACCGGCCAGGAGAAGCCCGATAGCGGCAAGATCGATATCGGCGAGACGGTCAAGCTCGGCTATGTCGACCAGTCGCGCGACGCCCTCGATCCGAACGCCACGGTCTGGCAGGAGGTCTCGGGCGGCAACGACATCATCTATTTCAACAAGCGCGAGATCAATTCGCGCGCCTATTGCGCGGCCTTCGCGTTCAAGGGGCCTGACCAGCAGAAGAAGGTCGGCACCCTCTCGGGCGGCGAGCGCAACCGCGTGCACCTCGCCCGCACCCTGAAGGGCGGCGCCAACGTGCTGCTCCTCGATGAGCCGACCAACGACCTCGACATGGAGACTCTGCGCGCCCTCGAGGACGCGCTGGAGGATTACGCCGGCTGCGCGGTCATCATCAGCCACGATCGCTGGTTCCTGAACCGCATCGCCACCCACATCCTCGCCTTCGAGGGCGACAGCCACGTCGAGTGGTTCGAGGGCAACTTCTCCGACTACGAGGCCGACAAGGTGCGCCGGCTCGGAGCGGATTCGATCATGCCGAAAAAGATCAAGTACAAGCGGTTCTCGCGCTGA
- a CDS encoding NAD-dependent epimerase/dehydratase family protein — MRVLVTGAGDYLGRRLLEALRHGLPTGSRILGIDRRAQPDLDGVIFLDLDPFEADRLAEAVTAFDPTVVFHLAALASVAQSSETPSYAWRADLLGTLNLAEAVARTRATLVFLSATVVYGEAFRDRARPDEAVTPRPDTISGRTKNACEYILRDVLANAGVKHLVLRPSNYIGPQQSETFVVASFAGQIARIERGLAPPVLEVGDLSAGRDFLDVADLTAACLRVIERIDDLPDGGIYNVGSGVVTPVAEILDALRTLTGTAFTVRVAADRVRSAGVRSEGCDPGAFSAATGWTPAIPLAQSLSAILAEARGRLG; from the coding sequence ATGCGCGTCCTCGTCACCGGAGCCGGAGACTATCTCGGCCGGCGCCTGCTCGAGGCGCTCCGGCACGGTCTTCCGACCGGCAGCCGCATCCTCGGCATCGACCGGCGCGCGCAGCCAGACCTCGACGGCGTGATCTTCCTCGACCTCGACCCGTTCGAGGCCGACAGGCTGGCGGAGGCGGTGACGGCCTTCGACCCGACCGTCGTCTTCCACCTGGCGGCCCTGGCCTCGGTGGCGCAGTCGAGCGAGACGCCATCCTACGCGTGGCGGGCGGACCTTCTCGGGACGCTCAACCTCGCCGAGGCGGTGGCCAGGACCCGCGCCACCCTGGTGTTCCTGAGTGCGACCGTCGTCTACGGCGAGGCCTTCCGGGACCGCGCGCGCCCCGACGAGGCCGTGACGCCGCGGCCCGATACCATCTCCGGTCGGACCAAGAACGCCTGCGAGTACATCCTGCGCGACGTGCTGGCCAATGCCGGCGTGAAGCACCTCGTGCTGCGGCCGTCGAACTATATCGGACCCCAGCAGAGCGAGACCTTCGTGGTCGCCTCCTTCGCCGGGCAGATCGCCCGTATCGAGCGCGGGCTGGCCCCGCCCGTCCTGGAGGTGGGCGATCTTTCCGCCGGGCGCGACTTCCTCGACGTGGCCGACCTCACCGCGGCCTGCCTGCGGGTGATCGAGCGGATCGACGACCTGCCCGACGGCGGCATCTACAATGTCGGGTCGGGCGTGGTGACACCGGTCGCAGAGATCCTCGACGCCCTGCGGACGCTGACGGGCACGGCCTTCACGGTCCGGGTCGCCGCCGACCGGGTTCGGTCGGCCGGCGTGCGTAGCGAGGGCTGCGACCCGGGCGCCTTCTCTGCCGCCACCGGGTGGACGCCGGCGATCCCGCTCGCGCAGAGCCTGTCGGCGATCCTCGCGGAGGCGCGGGGACGCCTGGGCTGA
- a CDS encoding OpgC family protein: protein MATTEELERPTAAGRPASEPRPTKPVRDARVDVLRGFALLTIFVDHIPRNVPALFTLHNFGFSDAAEIFVLLAGYSSMIAYGGLFHRSGIRTTLIRIARRCLRIYLFQAGLLLATLVIVRIWMDLTGLTPRFGVAPLIQMGLLPGLLRGLALNALPNYLDILPLYILLLALFPLVYFGIRRGIWGVLALSGTVWLTANLDHQLNLPNAAAVDDGWYFNPFAWQFLFVIGAALAVAVRAGNGLLPWRGWAAAIAAAYLAFALLQGGSWSDWGLPDLKPLAIGVPDKSHVGPLRLLDILALSYLLFSAPAVARFCRLPWLRLVDACGRHSLEIFAAGCLAALIGRILYRTFDATWPLQIAVNLGGLAVMLGLAHWQDVRLKRPAAPVPGRP from the coding sequence GTGGCGACCACCGAGGAACTCGAACGGCCCACGGCCGCAGGCCGGCCCGCGTCAGAGCCGCGCCCCACCAAGCCGGTCCGCGACGCGCGGGTCGACGTGCTGCGCGGCTTCGCGCTGCTGACGATCTTCGTCGACCACATCCCCCGCAACGTCCCGGCCCTGTTCACCCTGCACAATTTCGGCTTTTCGGACGCGGCCGAGATCTTCGTGCTGCTGGCGGGCTACTCGTCGATGATCGCCTATGGCGGCCTGTTCCACCGCTCCGGCATCCGCACGACTCTCATCCGCATCGCGCGGCGCTGCCTGCGGATCTACCTGTTTCAGGCGGGCCTGCTGCTCGCCACCCTGGTCATCGTCCGGATCTGGATGGATCTCACCGGCCTGACGCCACGCTTCGGCGTGGCGCCGCTGATCCAGATGGGATTGCTGCCGGGCCTTCTGCGCGGGCTCGCGCTCAATGCGCTGCCGAACTACCTCGACATCCTGCCGCTCTACATCCTGCTGCTGGCACTGTTCCCGCTGGTCTATTTCGGGATCCGCCGCGGGATCTGGGGGGTGCTGGCTCTGTCGGGCACCGTGTGGCTTACTGCCAACCTCGATCATCAGTTGAACCTGCCGAACGCCGCGGCGGTGGATGACGGATGGTACTTCAACCCGTTCGCGTGGCAATTCCTGTTCGTGATCGGCGCCGCCCTTGCGGTGGCGGTCCGCGCCGGGAACGGGCTCCTGCCGTGGCGGGGCTGGGCTGCAGCGATCGCCGCAGCCTACCTGGCGTTCGCGCTGCTTCAGGGCGGCTCGTGGTCCGATTGGGGGCTGCCCGATCTCAAGCCGCTCGCGATCGGCGTCCCGGACAAGAGCCACGTCGGGCCCCTGCGCCTTCTGGACATCCTGGCCCTGTCCTACCTGCTGTTCAGCGCGCCGGCCGTGGCGCGCTTCTGCCGGCTCCCCTGGCTTCGGCTGGTCGATGCCTGCGGCCGCCACTCACTTGAGATCTTCGCGGCCGGCTGCTTGGCGGCGCTCATCGGCCGCATCCTCTACCGCACCTTCGACGCCACATGGCCGCTGCAGATCGCGGTCAACCTTGGCGGGCTCGCGGTAATGCTGGGGCTCGCCCATTGGCAGGATGTCCGCCTCAAGCGGCCGGCGGCTCCGGTGCCCGGCCGTCCCTGA
- a CDS encoding DUF2256 domain-containing protein → MPRMRRKGDLPEKICAQCGRPFAWRKKWERVWDEVRYCSDRCRDEARTARRRSDGQA, encoded by the coding sequence ATGCCGCGCATGCGCCGCAAGGGCGACCTTCCCGAGAAGATCTGCGCTCAGTGCGGCCGCCCCTTCGCGTGGCGCAAGAAGTGGGAGCGCGTGTGGGACGAGGTGCGCTACTGTTCCGACCGGTGCCGTGACGAGGCCCGGACGGCGCGCAGGCGCAGCGATGGACAGGCCTGA
- a CDS encoding nucleotidyltransferase family protein, with protein MREVGTVLLAAGLGSRFGPEPKLLARLDGKPLVRHAAEAALGAGPRPVVVVLGAHAEAVLAALDGLDLIRVENPDYRSGLASSLQAGLAVLPASCAGAVVVLGDMPRVTAAHIDGLAAAFAGAAAEPAAVIPVRAGRRGNPVLLNLRRLAPEIGRLSGDHGAGPLLKGRADVLEIPGDAATALDIDTPSGLAALRAGPS; from the coding sequence ATGCGTGAGGTCGGCACGGTCCTGCTCGCCGCGGGCCTCGGCAGCCGCTTCGGCCCGGAACCGAAGCTCCTCGCGCGGCTCGACGGCAAGCCGCTGGTGCGCCACGCCGCCGAGGCTGCGCTGGGTGCCGGTCCGCGTCCCGTGGTGGTCGTGCTCGGGGCGCACGCGGAGGCGGTGCTTGCGGCGCTCGACGGGCTGGACCTGATCCGCGTCGAGAACCCGGACTATCGGTCCGGCCTCGCCTCGTCGCTGCAGGCCGGCCTTGCGGTGCTCCCGGCCTCCTGCGCTGGGGCCGTGGTGGTGCTGGGCGACATGCCCCGCGTGACGGCCGCCCATATCGACGGCCTCGCCGCGGCCTTCGCGGGCGCCGCCGCCGAGCCGGCGGCCGTGATACCCGTGCGGGCGGGACGGCGCGGCAACCCGGTCCTCCTCAACCTGCGCCGCCTCGCCCCCGAGATCGGGAGGCTGAGCGGCGATCACGGCGCCGGGCCCCTCCTCAAGGGGCGTGCCGACGTGCTGGAGATCCCTGGTGATGCGGCCACCGCCCTCGACATCGACACGCCGTCCGGCTTGGCAGCCCTGCGGGCCGGCCCCTCGTGA
- a CDS encoding molybdopterin-binding protein, with the protein MRFGSVPVAEAAGLISAHTVRRDGITLRKGAVIDRDVAGDLARCGLAEIVAAVLEPGDVGENAAAARLASHLRGPNLRAEAPFTGRCNLFAGTAGVLTLDPARIDAVNAVDEAVTVATLPRFKPVVEGEMVATVKIIPYAVPGAVLDRACRAAPEGGVLAVAPYRRRRVGVVSTRLPSLKEATIDKTHRVLAERLAPAGAEIVADIRVAHADAAVAAALAEATDGVGADLVVVFGASAIADRRDVIPAGIEAAGGRVAHLGMPVDPGNLLLVGSRGDVPVIGAPGCARSPKENGFDWILHRLLADLPVTRADIVALGVGGLLMEIISRPQPRAGGETAEGDPDDEVPDADA; encoded by the coding sequence GTGAGGTTCGGTTCCGTCCCGGTTGCGGAAGCCGCCGGGCTGATCAGCGCCCACACCGTCCGGCGCGACGGCATCACCCTGCGGAAGGGCGCGGTGATTGACCGCGATGTGGCGGGCGATCTCGCGCGCTGCGGCCTCGCCGAGATCGTCGCGGCCGTCCTGGAACCGGGCGATGTCGGCGAGAACGCGGCTGCGGCGCGGCTAGCCAGCCATCTCCGCGGGCCGAATCTGCGCGCGGAGGCGCCCTTTACCGGCCGCTGCAACCTGTTCGCCGGGACCGCTGGCGTGCTCACCCTGGATCCGGCCCGGATCGATGCGGTCAATGCCGTGGACGAGGCCGTGACGGTCGCCACCCTGCCGCGGTTCAAGCCGGTCGTCGAGGGCGAGATGGTCGCCACCGTGAAGATCATCCCCTACGCCGTGCCGGGCGCTGTGCTGGACCGCGCGTGCAGGGCGGCGCCCGAGGGCGGCGTCCTCGCGGTCGCGCCCTATCGCCGGCGCCGGGTGGGTGTGGTCTCGACCCGCCTCCCCAGCCTCAAGGAAGCGACCATCGACAAGACGCACCGCGTGCTCGCCGAGCGCTTGGCCCCCGCCGGTGCGGAGATCGTCGCCGACATCCGGGTGGCGCACGCGGATGCGGCGGTTGCCGCGGCCCTCGCGGAGGCGACCGACGGCGTCGGCGCCGATCTGGTGGTGGTGTTCGGCGCCTCGGCCATCGCCGATCGGCGCGACGTCATCCCGGCCGGCATCGAGGCCGCCGGCGGCCGGGTCGCGCATCTCGGGATGCCGGTCGATCCGGGCAACCTGCTCCTCGTCGGGAGCCGCGGGGACGTGCCGGTGATCGGCGCGCCGGGCTGCGCGCGCTCGCCCAAGGAGAACGGCTTCGACTGGATCCTGCACCGACTCCTTGCGGATCTGCCTGTCACCCGGGCCGATATCGTCGCGCTGGGCGTCGGCGGCCTGCTGATGGAAATCATTTCCCGGCCGCAGCCCCGCGCCGGCGGCGAGACAGCCGAAGGAGATCCCGACGACGAGGTTCCCGACGCGGATGCGTGA
- a CDS encoding XdhC family protein, translated as MRADILEKLNAERTARRAAILVTDIADGSQRLVREAEIPADPLGDTLGKHLASARSGLVEAGGRTLFLTVQVPPVRLVVIGAVHISQALAPMAAGLDLALTVIDPRTAFATPERFPDIELVAEWPDSVLGSRVPPLDRYCALAALTHDPKIDDPALMAALAAGCFYVGALGSRKTHAARVARLTEAGFSQEQIGRIHAPIGLAIGAVSPAEIALAVLAEIVACLRRVPRPEVA; from the coding sequence ATGCGCGCCGACATCCTGGAGAAGCTCAACGCCGAACGGACGGCGCGGCGAGCCGCGATCCTCGTCACAGACATCGCCGACGGCAGCCAGCGCCTCGTGCGCGAGGCCGAGATCCCCGCCGATCCGCTCGGCGACACGCTGGGAAAGCATCTCGCTTCGGCCAGGAGCGGCCTCGTGGAAGCCGGGGGGCGGACGCTGTTCCTCACCGTGCAGGTGCCGCCGGTGCGGCTCGTGGTGATCGGCGCCGTCCACATCTCGCAGGCGTTGGCGCCGATGGCGGCGGGGCTCGACCTCGCCCTCACGGTCATCGACCCGCGCACCGCCTTCGCGACGCCGGAGCGCTTCCCGGATATCGAACTCGTGGCCGAGTGGCCGGATTCCGTTCTGGGAAGCCGCGTGCCGCCGCTCGACCGCTACTGCGCCCTCGCGGCGCTGACTCACGATCCCAAGATCGACGATCCGGCGCTCATGGCCGCGCTCGCGGCGGGATGCTTCTACGTGGGGGCCCTCGGCTCGCGGAAGACCCACGCGGCCCGCGTCGCGCGGCTCACCGAAGCCGGGTTCTCGCAGGAGCAGATCGGCCGGATCCACGCGCCGATCGGGCTTGCCATCGGGGCGGTGAGCCCCGCCGAGATCGCCCTCGCGGTCCTGGCCGAGATCGTGGCCTGCCTGCGCCGCGTCCCCCGTCCGGAGGTCGCGTGA
- a CDS encoding XdhC family protein produces the protein MLSTDTNILAAAESWRRDGRAVALSTVIETWGSAPRPVGSHLVVDGEGNFLGSVSGGCVEGAVITEAIEVIEAGAPRVLEFGVADETAWRAGLSCGGRIRVFVERVD, from the coding sequence ATGCTCAGCACCGATACGAACATCCTCGCCGCCGCCGAATCCTGGCGGCGTGACGGCCGCGCGGTGGCGCTGTCGACCGTGATCGAGACCTGGGGATCGGCCCCGCGACCCGTCGGCAGCCATCTCGTGGTCGACGGCGAGGGCAATTTCCTCGGCTCGGTCTCCGGCGGCTGCGTGGAGGGCGCGGTGATCACCGAGGCGATCGAAGTGATCGAGGCCGGCGCGCCGCGCGTTCTCGAATTCGGCGTCGCCGACGAGACCGCCTGGCGGGCGGGCCTGTCCTGCGGCGGCCGGATCCGGGTCTTCGTCGAGCGGGTCGACTGA